TGTTAATCATTGAAGCTATCTGCGTGTTCTTTGGAGAACCGTTTACTAAATTGTAAGTTACTTTTGCGTTTTCATTCAAATCTGAATCTAACGTCTTCACTGTATGAATAGTAGTGCCAATCGGGGTATTCTCTTTAACATAAACATTAATAAGAGGTTCCAGGAATCGAGGAGGGTTGTCATTGACATCAGAAACATGAACAGTGATGACGCTCGTGCTCGACAGAGAGGGAGTTCCTTCATCTGTAGCTGTAATCGATACGTTATAATGGGAAACACTCTCCCTGTCAAGAGGCCCGTCTACTAATAAAGAATAGTAGTTTTTATAGttagattttaatttaaatggcaCAGAAGCTGCAATTTTACAGTTCGTTAGACCATTTTTGCCTCCGTCTTTGTCAGTGATAGTCACCATAGCGACAGCTGTACCTATTTCAGCGTCTTCTTTCACTGGACTCATGAGTGATGACACCGAAATTTCTGGAGCGTTGTCATTGACATCAATAACTTCGACTAAAACCTTGCTATGTGCACTGCGAGGAGGCGTGCCTTTATCTCGTGCTTGAACACGGATCTCATATGCTTGGTTGTCCTCATAATCAATATTACCTTTCACGGTAATTTCTCCAGTATCATCATTCAGTGCAAATTTGTCATCGGGGTTCAAACGTCCCCTTTCTGTAAAAGAGTAAACAAGCTGACCATTAACGCTGTCGTCAAAATCAGTAGCTGTCAGGGTCAGTAATGCTGTGCCAAAATTAGCATTTTCAACAACTTGGACCTTGTAAAGAGATTTACTGAACACTGGTGAATTGTCATTTACATCCAGTACATTAACTTTTATCTGTAAAGTCCCCGTTTTGGGAGGTTTTCCTCCATCTGTCGCAGTCAGTGTGAGTTCAATAACAGCCTGTTTTTCTCGATCTAATGCTTTCTGCAGCACTAACTCAGCAGACACACTCTGGTCACCAATGCTCTGTATATCCAAAGAGAAATGATCATTCGGGTTTAATTTGTAAGTCTTGACCGAGTTGGCACCTACATCCGCGTCATGAGCTATCGGTAGTGGATGTCTTTCACCGACATATGAAGACTCAGACATATCTATTGTAGTTATTTCTTCCAGAAAAGACGGAGCATTGTCATTTATATCATTAATCACAACTTCAATTCGATGGAGGCTGCGAGGGTTAGTCAATACGGCCTCTATATTTAAAGAGCACTTTACCGTATTAGGACAAAGCTCCTCCCGATCTATCCTCTCGCTAACGAAAAGTACTCCGGATTCATGATTTAAGTCAAAATACCGTTTTTTATACCCAGAGGTAATCTGAAGACCAGCGGAATGGAGTTGCTGCACACTAAGATTTAAATCCTTTGCGAGATTTCCCACCGCCGTCCCTTTGTCCACCTCCTCTGAAATGGAGTAGGATATCTGAGCCAGGGACCAGTCGCAGAGACAAAGCAGAGTTAAAAACAGACCCCCAATATTATCCCATTGTTCCC
The window above is part of the Micropterus dolomieu isolate WLL.071019.BEF.003 ecotype Adirondacks unplaced genomic scaffold, ASM2129224v1 contig_14245, whole genome shotgun sequence genome. Proteins encoded here:
- the LOC123966800 gene encoding protocadherin alpha-8-like — encoded protein: MAAREQWDNIGGLFLTLLCLCDWSLAQISYSISEEVDKGTAVGNLAKDLNLSVQQLHSAGLQITSGYKKRYFDLNHESGVLFVSERIDREELCPNTVKCSLNIEAVLTNPRSLHRIEVVINDINDNAPSFLEEITTIDMSESSYVGERHPLPIAHDADVGANSVKTYKLNPNDHFSLDIQSIGDQSVSAELVLQKALDREKQAVIELTLTATDGGKPPKTGTLQIKVNVLDVNDNSPVFSKSLYKVQVVENANFGTALLTLTATDFDDSVNGQLVYSFTERGRLNPDDKFALNDDTGEITVKGNIDYEDNQAYEIRVQARDKGTPPRSAHSKVLVEVIDVNDNAPEISVSSLMSPVKEDAEIGTAVAMVTITDKDGGKNGLTNCKIAASVPFKLKSNYKNYYSLLVDGPLDRESVSHYNVSITATDEGTPSLSSTSVITVHVSDVNDNPPRFLEPLINVYVKENTPIGTTIHTVKTLDSDLNENAKVTYNLVNGSPKNTQIASMININSETGDIVSLQSFNYEELKTFQFKVQATDSGVPPLSSNVTVNVCILDENDNSPAILAPYSEHGSVNSESIPYSAEAGYFVAKIRAVDADSGYNALLSYHLSEPKGNNLFRIGTSTGEIRTKRRMSDNDLKTHPLVVLVSDNGEPSLSATVSIDVVVVESTADIQTQFRHVPIKEESFSDLNLYLLIAIVSVSVIFLLSLISLIAVKCHRTDGSFSRYSAPMITTHPDGSWSYSKATQQYDVCFSSDTLKSDVVVFPAPFPPVDAELISINGGDTFTRTQTLPNKDKVRQ